The following are from one region of the Capsicum annuum cultivar UCD-10X-F1 chromosome 1, UCD10Xv1.1, whole genome shotgun sequence genome:
- the LOC124897211 gene encoding protein Ycf2-like: MKRLTILLYLLSCSAGSIVQDLWSLSGPDEKNGITSYGLVENDSDLVHGLLEVDGALVGSSRTEKDCSQFDNDRVTLLLRPEPRNPLDMMQKGSWSILDQRFLYETEFEEGEGEGALDPQEDLFNHIVWAPRIWSPWGFLFDCIERPNELGFPYWSRSFRDKRIIYDEEDELQENNLGFLQSGTM; encoded by the coding sequence ATGAAGAGATTAACgatacttctttatcttttgagttgTTCTGCCGGATCGATCGTTCAAGATCTTTGGTCTTTATCCGGACCCGATGAAAAAAATGGGATCACTTCTTATGGACTTGTTGAGAATGATTCTGATCTAGTTCATGGCCTTTTAGAAGTAGATGGCGCTCTGGTGGGATCTTCACGGACAGAAAAAGATTGCAGTCAGTTTGATAATGATCGAGTGACATTGCTTCTACGACCCGAACCGAGGAATCCCTTAGATATGATGCAAAAAGGCTCTTGGTCTATCCTTGATCAGAGATTTCTCTATGAAACGGAGTTTGAAGAAGGGGAGGGAGAAGGAGCCCTTGACCCGCAGGAGGATTTATTCAATCACATAGTTTGGGCTCCTAGAATATGGAGCCCTTGGGGCTTTCTATTTGATTGTATCGAAAGGCCCAATGAATTGGGATTTCCCTATTGGTCCAGGTCATTTCGAGACAAGCGGATCATTTATGATGAAGAGGATGAGCTTCAAGAGAATAATTTGGGGTTCTTGCAAAGTGGAACCATGTAG